A window of Christiangramia forsetii KT0803 contains these coding sequences:
- a CDS encoding IS256 family transposase, whose amino-acid sequence MKKEDLFSDEFLKQFKSGDQLNSFLKELQKRGIEKMLEGELDGHLGYDKSQKSGNSNTRNGYGQKKVRTSFGESQIQVPRDREASFTPMIVPKRGNMVDGIENVIVSLYAKGMSNSDIEEQIREVYNFEVSTSTISRITEKVTEDIVAWQNRPLEPVYLIVWMDGIVFKVRENSKVINKTVYIAVGLRRDGKKEVLGLWLGKNESSAFWMSVLTDIKSRGTEDILITATDNLNGFTDTIRNIFPASKTQICVVHQIRNACRYVVWKDKKAFTADMKHIYNAPNQQAAKAALEDFAAQWESKYSYAIKSWRDNWEDLTVFFEFPLEIRKIIYTTNLIENLNGKIRKYTKNKLSFPTDEAVMKSVYLATREATKKWSMPIRNWGIILNQFLTIYEKRVRL is encoded by the coding sequence ATGAAAAAAGAAGATTTATTTAGCGATGAATTTTTAAAGCAGTTCAAAAGTGGAGATCAGCTCAACAGCTTCTTAAAAGAACTGCAAAAGCGTGGTATTGAAAAAATGCTCGAAGGAGAGCTCGATGGTCATTTAGGTTATGACAAAAGCCAGAAGTCTGGTAACTCTAATACCCGTAACGGCTATGGCCAGAAAAAGGTTCGCACCTCCTTTGGTGAATCCCAGATCCAGGTCCCCAGGGATCGTGAAGCATCCTTTACTCCTATGATTGTACCCAAGCGTGGCAATATGGTCGATGGCATTGAAAACGTGATTGTCTCGCTCTATGCCAAAGGAATGAGCAATAGTGATATTGAAGAGCAAATTCGAGAGGTCTATAATTTTGAAGTCTCTACTTCCACCATATCCAGGATTACCGAGAAAGTAACCGAAGATATTGTGGCCTGGCAAAACCGACCTTTAGAGCCTGTGTACCTGATCGTTTGGATGGATGGGATTGTCTTCAAGGTTCGAGAGAACTCCAAGGTAATCAACAAGACGGTGTACATAGCAGTCGGGCTTCGCAGGGATGGAAAGAAAGAAGTCCTGGGGCTTTGGTTGGGAAAAAATGAGTCGTCAGCTTTCTGGATGTCTGTACTTACCGATATAAAATCACGGGGCACCGAAGATATCCTGATCACCGCTACCGATAACCTCAATGGCTTTACCGATACCATCAGAAATATCTTCCCAGCGTCTAAAACCCAGATCTGTGTGGTGCACCAGATCAGGAATGCTTGCCGTTATGTGGTCTGGAAAGATAAAAAAGCCTTTACCGCTGATATGAAGCATATTTACAATGCTCCCAACCAACAGGCCGCCAAAGCTGCCCTGGAAGATTTTGCAGCACAATGGGAGAGCAAATATTCCTATGCCATCAAAAGCTGGAGGGACAACTGGGAAGATCTTACCGTGTTCTTTGAGTTTCCACTGGAGATCAGGAAAATCATTTATACCACCAATCTTATTGAAAACCTGAACGGAAAAATAAGAAAATACACTAAAAACAAATTATCCTTCCCTACTGATGAAGCAGTAATGAAATCTGTATATTTGGCTACAAGGGAAGCTACAAAGAAGTGGTCAATGCCTATCAGGAACTGGGGCATTATTTTAAATCAGTTCCTTACGATCTATGAAAAAAGGGTCAGACTTTAA
- a CDS encoding membrane protein, with product MDDLDLLKKDWKKQEENLPHLTYDEIYKMIWKKSSSIVKWIFIISIVEFLLGAVLNIVLADDEYWEQMKKYKLTEFVIGVYIITYLITFYFIYRFYLNYRRISTTDSASRLMKNILRTRKTVKYYIGFVLISSAVVFIVMLYSMLHNHILTAETTTTNMEFDTRQWLIFIGGTLLVLAIVLGIIWLIYRIVYGILLRRLNKNYKELKKLEME from the coding sequence ATGGATGATTTAGATCTGTTAAAAAAGGATTGGAAAAAGCAGGAAGAAAATCTGCCACATCTAACCTACGATGAAATTTATAAAATGATCTGGAAGAAATCTTCCTCGATCGTAAAGTGGATATTTATTATCAGTATTGTAGAATTTTTGCTTGGAGCAGTTTTAAATATTGTTTTGGCCGATGACGAGTATTGGGAGCAAATGAAAAAATATAAGCTTACGGAATTTGTAATTGGAGTTTATATTATTACTTATTTAATCACCTTCTATTTTATTTACAGATTTTATCTCAATTACAGAAGAATCTCTACCACAGACAGTGCTTCTCGCTTAATGAAGAATATTTTAAGAACGCGTAAAACGGTTAAATACTATATTGGCTTTGTGCTAATATCTAGTGCAGTAGTATTTATTGTAATGCTTTATTCTATGCTTCACAATCATATTTTAACTGCCGAAACTACCACTACTAATATGGAATTTGACACTAGGCAATGGTTAATCTTTATTGGTGGAACCTTATTAGTTCTAGCGATTGTTCTTGGTATTATATGGCTTATTTATAGAATAGTTTATGGAATCCTTCTCAGAAGACTAAATAAAAATTACAAAGAATTGAAAAAGCTCGAAATGGAATAG
- a CDS encoding RNA polymerase sigma factor, translating to MNKELEHQFVTNLEKHQNIAHKICRIYTNDRDAHNDLFQEITIQLWKAYPKFRGDAKFSTWMYRVALNTAITLYRKKKRSIRTQDYDNVHFKIKSEEYNDEVEQHLKLMYDAIRQLNDIDKALVFLYLEDRNYAEISYTLGITEVNARVKMNRVKTKLKNLINP from the coding sequence GTGAACAAAGAATTAGAACATCAGTTTGTAACAAACCTGGAGAAACACCAGAATATTGCACACAAGATCTGCCGTATCTATACGAACGACAGGGATGCACATAATGATCTTTTTCAGGAAATCACGATACAGTTATGGAAGGCATATCCAAAGTTTAGAGGTGACGCTAAATTTAGTACCTGGATGTACCGGGTTGCTTTAAATACAGCCATCACTTTATACAGAAAGAAAAAAAGAAGTATACGAACACAGGATTATGATAATGTTCATTTTAAAATAAAATCTGAAGAGTATAATGATGAAGTAGAGCAACATCTGAAGCTGATGTACGATGCCATAAGACAATTAAACGATATTGATAAAGCGCTTGTCTTTTTGTATCTGGAAGATAGAAATTATGCAGAGATCTCTTATACCCTTGGGATTACTGAAGTTAATGCAAGAGTGAAAATGAACAGGGTAAAAACCAAATTAAAGAACCTTATAAATCCTTGA